From one Sulfurimonas sp. HSL-3221 genomic stretch:
- the modB gene encoding molybdate ABC transporter permease subunit, translated as MEAIDFGPFILSFKLAGVTTFILFVVALPVAWWLSQTACRCKPFIEAVTSLPIVLPPSVLGFYILYALSYNSPLGAFFEQTFGIKLVFNFTGLVIASVFYSFPFMVQPLQSGFEALNKNMLEASYISGKGKAETLLRVALPNIKPALITALIVTFAHTVGEFGVVLMVGGSIPGETKVASVAIYEMVEVMDYTTAHIYSAIMVALSFVVLLGVYLFNQRQNRRIGVA; from the coding sequence ATGGAAGCGATTGATTTCGGCCCTTTTATCCTGTCGTTCAAACTGGCGGGTGTGACGACGTTCATCCTCTTTGTCGTGGCGCTGCCGGTCGCATGGTGGCTGTCGCAGACGGCGTGCCGCTGCAAGCCCTTTATTGAAGCCGTCACCTCCCTGCCGATTGTCCTGCCGCCGTCGGTGCTCGGGTTTTACATTCTCTACGCGCTTTCGTACAACTCGCCGCTGGGAGCCTTTTTCGAGCAGACCTTCGGCATCAAGCTCGTCTTCAATTTTACGGGGCTTGTCATTGCCAGCGTTTTTTACTCTTTTCCGTTTATGGTGCAGCCGCTGCAAAGCGGCTTCGAGGCGCTGAACAAGAACATGCTCGAAGCCTCCTACATCAGCGGGAAGGGAAAGGCGGAGACCCTGCTGCGCGTGGCGCTGCCCAACATCAAGCCGGCCTTGATTACGGCGCTTATTGTCACCTTCGCGCACACGGTCGGCGAGTTCGGGGTCGTCCTGATGGTCGGGGGCTCCATCCCCGGCGAAACCAAGGTCGCTTCGGTCGCCATCTACGAGATGGTCGAGGTGATGGATTACACCACGGCACATATCTACAGTGCGATCATGGTGGCGCTCAGCTTCGTGGTGCTGCTGGGGGTCTACCTCTTCAACCAGCGCCAGAACCGCCGGATCGGGGTGGCGTGA